The Haladaptatus cibarius D43 genome includes a region encoding these proteins:
- a CDS encoding class I SAM-dependent methyltransferase, which translates to MLSPVWWNRIRYRLYAPIYDRITKPLEQGRREAIELLDLDPNEKLLIVGCGTGADLEYIPRGVDITAVDLTPEMVRRTVASAERIGHEIDSQVMDARLLSFDDNEFDAVILHLILAVVPEPSSVVSEVSRVLVQGGRVSIYDKFLPMDEEPSLPRRLINPLASALFSDLNRRLEPMVDSSDLSIEVREPVFNGLYTVAIVRK; encoded by the coding sequence ATGCTATCCCCTGTTTGGTGGAATCGAATCCGATACCGTCTCTACGCGCCAATCTACGACCGAATAACCAAGCCGCTGGAACAGGGTCGTCGCGAAGCGATAGAACTCCTTGACCTGGATCCGAATGAAAAGCTTCTCATCGTCGGTTGTGGTACCGGCGCAGACCTCGAATACATCCCTAGGGGGGTGGATATCACCGCAGTTGATCTCACGCCAGAAATGGTTCGACGGACGGTAGCGTCCGCAGAACGAATTGGTCACGAAATCGATTCGCAAGTGATGGACGCTCGTTTGCTTTCGTTTGACGACAACGAATTTGATGCCGTGATACTTCACTTGATCCTCGCCGTCGTTCCCGAACCGTCCTCGGTGGTCAGCGAAGTTTCGCGGGTTCTCGTTCAGGGTGGTCGAGTTTCAATATACGATAAGTTCCTCCCTATGGATGAAGAGCCGTCGCTCCCTCGACGACTGATTAATCCGCTTGCATCCGCGCTCTTCTCGGATCTCAATCGACGACTCGAACCGATGGTTGACAGCTCTGATCTCTCCATCGAGGTACGGGAACCCGTTTTCAACGGACTCTACACGGTCGCAATCGTCAGGAAGTGA
- a CDS encoding arsenic resistance protein: protein MTRLSKQWIQHNQVGLYAVAVLLAIGVGLGLPGASSGLEPLINPVLAVLLYVTFLEIPFVRIRRAFRNGRFMVAALGMNFVVVPVVVFGLTRFLPQKPVILVGAFMVLLTPCIDYVITFTDLAGGDAEQITAATPALMLVQLLLLPVYLWVFMGQQVAEFIEAGPFIKAFVMIIALPLTLAWATELWADRSERGEEWQDVMGWLPVPMMGVTLFVVIASQLPRVQDSIGQIAAVVPVYVAFLVIMPLLGRLAAGLLGMDVGESRALVFTSVTRNSLVVLPLALALPSGYALAPAVVVTQTLVELTGMVILTRIVPGWLLPDSPSPIPSGS from the coding sequence ATGACCCGACTTTCAAAGCAATGGATTCAGCACAACCAGGTCGGATTGTACGCTGTCGCCGTCCTCCTCGCGATCGGGGTCGGTCTTGGACTGCCAGGTGCGAGTTCAGGTCTCGAACCGCTCATTAATCCTGTTCTGGCGGTATTGTTGTACGTGACGTTCCTGGAGATTCCGTTCGTTCGAATCAGGCGAGCCTTCCGGAACGGGCGCTTCATGGTGGCCGCGCTTGGGATGAATTTCGTGGTTGTCCCCGTCGTGGTGTTCGGCCTTACACGGTTCCTGCCACAGAAACCGGTGATACTCGTCGGTGCGTTCATGGTGTTGCTGACGCCGTGTATCGACTATGTCATCACGTTCACGGATCTCGCGGGCGGGGACGCCGAGCAGATCACTGCTGCGACACCGGCACTGATGCTCGTGCAATTGCTGTTGCTCCCGGTGTACCTCTGGGTGTTCATGGGCCAGCAGGTGGCTGAGTTCATTGAGGCTGGGCCGTTCATCAAGGCGTTCGTCATGATCATTGCACTACCGTTGACGCTCGCGTGGGCAACCGAACTCTGGGCAGATCGGTCAGAACGTGGTGAAGAGTGGCAGGACGTGATGGGATGGTTGCCGGTGCCGATGATGGGTGTGACGCTGTTCGTGGTCATTGCCTCACAGCTGCCGCGCGTCCAGGATTCGATCGGGCAAATCGCGGCTGTCGTTCCGGTGTACGTGGCGTTTCTTGTCATCATGCCGCTGCTCGGTCGACTTGCTGCTGGACTGCTCGGGATGGACGTCGGTGAGAGTCGTGCGCTCGTATTCACGTCCGTGACGCGAAATTCGCTTGTTGTCCTACCGTTGGCGCTAGCATTACCATCGGGCTATGCACTCGCACCGGCGGTCGTCGTGACCCAGACGCTCGTCGAACTGACTGGGATGGTCATCCTGACGCGGATTGTTCCGGGGTGGCTTCTACCAGATTCCCCGTCCCCGATTCCGTCAGGCTCATAA
- a CDS encoding SelT/SelW/SelH family protein produces the protein MTVIEIEYCVPCGLLDSAIKTQTRLLNEFGQDLDAVTFTPGHGGVFIVTVDDETIWEKDVHGANLDVELIVGAVNDRLPAEA, from the coding sequence ATGACAGTAATCGAAATCGAATACTGTGTTCCCTGTGGACTTCTCGACTCGGCGATTAAGACTCAGACCCGACTCCTGAACGAATTCGGGCAGGATCTGGATGCTGTCACATTCACCCCTGGCCATGGGGGTGTGTTCATCGTGACTGTCGATGATGAGACGATCTGGGAGAAAGACGTTCACGGCGCTAACCTTGACGTGGAACTCATCGTTGGCGCGGTCAATGACCGACTCCCGGCAGAAGCCTAA
- a CDS encoding DUF6789 family protein — translation MAPLSSSVRPCLSLMWAVSVSLTMPRQRLRRGFSYGIGATIAMSIPMLLATVTGTSPMPQPIPKAVAGQLLGSGVPKPLLMALAIGLHLGYGGLFGAVLVRVAHPVTIWKGLGLGVVLWALMQVTFLPFLGWGVFGTAITPKIAVATFVLHLVYGGVLGWTLDRDTSLTSGEPATTAD, via the coding sequence ATGGCTCCGCTGAGTTCGTCAGTTCGGCCTTGTCTTAGCCTTATGTGGGCGGTCTCGGTCTCTTTGACTATGCCACGACAACGACTGAGACGCGGATTCAGCTATGGGATTGGTGCGACAATCGCGATGTCGATCCCCATGCTGCTAGCAACAGTAACAGGTACATCCCCGATGCCACAACCAATCCCAAAAGCTGTAGCCGGTCAGCTCCTCGGTAGTGGTGTCCCAAAACCACTGCTGATGGCACTCGCGATCGGGCTCCATCTCGGATATGGTGGTCTGTTCGGTGCCGTTCTCGTCCGAGTTGCGCATCCAGTGACGATCTGGAAGGGACTTGGTCTCGGAGTCGTGCTCTGGGCCCTCATGCAAGTCACGTTCCTTCCCTTCCTCGGGTGGGGAGTCTTTGGGACGGCGATTACTCCCAAAATTGCAGTTGCAACATTCGTTCTGCATTTGGTCTATGGTGGTGTGCTTGGCTGGACACTGGACCGTGACACTTCGTTGACGAGCGGAGAACCGGCCACAACTGCTGACTGA
- a CDS encoding DoxX family protein yields the protein MGEVRVNPLQSLHQLTPNWLLTGLRLVLVALIAKPALSKFVTYSDSVAFFDAYGIPFPAVMVIVTGLLEVAAVVMLLFGIGGRLAALFLIPVMIVAILYVRPDWKNIVVLVGSSVILVLGTGSYSLWQPTDRLLD from the coding sequence ATGGGAGAAGTGCGCGTAAATCCTCTTCAGTCACTTCATCAGTTGACCCCGAACTGGCTTCTTACAGGCCTCCGTCTCGTTCTCGTAGCACTTATCGCGAAACCAGCACTGAGTAAGTTCGTCACGTACAGCGACTCGGTTGCTTTCTTTGATGCGTATGGAATACCATTTCCGGCAGTAATGGTCATCGTCACCGGACTTCTCGAAGTCGCAGCAGTTGTGATGCTTTTGTTCGGAATTGGCGGGCGACTCGCAGCTTTGTTCTTAATTCCCGTGATGATCGTCGCGATTCTGTACGTTAGGCCAGATTGGAAAAACATCGTCGTCCTCGTCGGATCCAGTGTGATTCTCGTTCTGGGCACCGGTTCATATTCGCTGTGGCAACCAACTGACCGTCTCCTCGATTAG
- a CDS encoding winged helix-turn-helix transcriptional regulator, protein MSQASNEDCIASWCADDEWCTVTCTAHLIGKKWHPVIVHRLLACGPLGFNALKTEIDGISSTVLSNSLEDLEENGLVNRAIVSEKPFRVEYSLTTEGASLKPIIEAMDAWGDDYLNRSNSCA, encoded by the coding sequence ATGAGCCAAGCATCCAACGAGGACTGCATTGCGTCGTGGTGTGCTGACGATGAGTGGTGTACTGTGACGTGTACAGCCCATCTTATCGGGAAGAAGTGGCATCCGGTTATCGTGCATCGGTTACTTGCGTGCGGCCCACTCGGGTTTAACGCCCTTAAAACAGAAATCGACGGTATCTCCAGTACTGTCCTCTCGAATAGTCTGGAGGATCTCGAAGAAAATGGCCTGGTGAATCGCGCGATCGTGAGCGAGAAACCATTTCGCGTCGAGTACTCCCTAACAACGGAAGGAGCATCACTTAAGCCGATTATTGAGGCGATGGATGCCTGGGGCGATGACTATCTCAATAGATCCAACAGCTGTGCCTGA
- a CDS encoding winged helix-turn-helix transcriptional regulator, whose translation MVHCYFETQSYYTVKAEVSNELRGTTAMANNQETSSETENSPSDGPICYCPLGGVMDLLSRRYAMQVVCVVGALGPARYSEIEDMFDDVSSSTLSTRLDELVAAGYLSREQYAEIPPRVEYELTEKGESLREKLDPLLEWVTEQESVQTES comes from the coding sequence ATGGTGCACTGTTACTTTGAGACTCAAAGCTATTATACTGTCAAGGCCGAAGTATCGAACGAACTACGGGGAACAACAGCTATGGCGAATAATCAAGAGACATCGTCTGAAACGGAAAATTCACCTAGTGACGGTCCAATCTGTTACTGTCCACTTGGGGGAGTAATGGATCTACTCAGTCGCCGCTATGCAATGCAGGTAGTTTGTGTTGTGGGGGCGTTAGGGCCAGCTCGGTACAGTGAAATCGAGGATATGTTCGACGACGTAAGCAGTTCAACGCTATCGACACGCCTCGATGAACTCGTTGCAGCCGGGTACCTCTCGCGAGAGCAGTATGCAGAAATACCGCCGCGTGTCGAATACGAACTCACAGAGAAGGGAGAGAGCCTCCGTGAGAAACTTGATCCTCTGCTCGAATGGGTAACTGAGCAGGAGTCTGTCCAAACCGAATCCTAA
- a CDS encoding helix-turn-helix domain-containing protein, translating into MRELVFALEYEPGCNKVADTLATHPDARIRSLSLHATTERLWRVDHATGTPDALTDIEDAFLTADYYADCLATEDCGASQSTEVLDHTDDTLVLYSYWERTPTCSSVPHIAREHLGDGLLFDTRHESRHYTWRIIHPGNGDVATFFAELDDAVGDCAHMEMLRTADTSVSTPGADDEASELSPKQEAALRAAVEHGYYQSPRAIDVGELAEHLDVPRSTLTYRLRRAEEHLAKQHVSREQIADGPSTPV; encoded by the coding sequence ATGCGCGAACTCGTCTTCGCCCTTGAGTATGAGCCTGGGTGCAATAAAGTAGCAGATACACTTGCTACACACCCTGACGCCCGGATTCGATCACTCTCGTTACACGCTACAACCGAGCGCCTCTGGCGAGTTGACCATGCCACTGGAACGCCCGATGCACTCACTGATATCGAAGATGCTTTTCTCACCGCTGACTACTATGCGGATTGTCTTGCGACCGAAGATTGCGGTGCTTCTCAATCTACCGAGGTTCTCGATCACACCGATGATACACTCGTCCTTTACTCGTATTGGGAACGCACTCCTACTTGCTCGTCTGTTCCTCATATCGCACGTGAACACCTTGGAGACGGCTTGCTGTTCGATACACGCCACGAGAGCCGTCACTATACATGGCGCATCATCCACCCGGGGAACGGAGATGTCGCTACGTTCTTTGCTGAGCTAGATGATGCTGTCGGCGACTGTGCCCACATGGAAATGCTTCGAACGGCGGATACCTCTGTCTCGACACCCGGTGCAGACGACGAGGCGAGCGAACTCTCGCCGAAACAAGAGGCTGCACTTCGAGCTGCCGTTGAGCATGGCTACTACCAATCACCACGGGCCATCGACGTCGGCGAACTCGCGGAGCATCTTGATGTGCCACGATCGACGCTCACCTACCGACTTCGACGTGCAGAGGAACATTTAGCAAAACAGCATGTTTCTCGTGAACAGATTGCAGATGGGCCGTCGACTCCGGTTTGA
- a CDS encoding heavy metal translocating P-type ATPase, translated as MTDDATTEQVGNGQSRELSLRLTVPEMDCPSCAQKVDKSLQRVEGIIEITLQPTTGMATVTYNPEYVAKADVVAAIENAGYEVVDDEGDSTEATGGEMAIAPPSEIWTSSRAIKTWIGAVFVTFGLLFEFVLTGQNLAIASVLNYPLTLADGAFLVAIAISGYPVIRGGYYSARNRSLDIDLLMGTAILAATGIGYFVEAATLAVLFSIAELLEDYSMDRARNSLRELMELSPDEATVRRDGEEVTVPADDVEVGETVIVRPGDKIPLDGEVIDGESAVDESPITGESVPVDKTMGDEVYAGSIAEGGYLEIDVVSAAGDSTLSRIIEMVQGAQEKKTEKEQFVDRFAGYYTPVVVALAILTAAVPPLAFGWPWQTWFIRGLTFLVIACPCAFVISTPVSVVSGITSAAKNGVLIKGGNHLEAMGEVDTIALDKTGTLTKGELTVTDVVPLGDYNETDAIRYAAGLEQRSEHPIAEAILTHTDKANVTALPEPAAFESLTGKGIRAELEGDTYYAGKPALFEELGFDLSDTHRATDGGAMTKDSITEESRDVLVDLEQEGKTVVLVGTKSDLVGIVAIADEMRPGAERAVERLHELGVTHVVMLTGDNEGTARAIAEQVGVDEYRAELLPEEKVDAVEQLQAEYGDVAMVGDGINDAPALATAEVGIAMGAAGTDTALETADIALMGDDIEKLPYLYALSHKANGVIRQNIWMSLGMKAVLAIGVPLGYVSVALAVVVGDMGMSLGVTSNAMRLSRLKPDQFFES; from the coding sequence ATGACTGATGACGCGACGACTGAGCAGGTAGGTAACGGGCAATCGCGAGAGCTTTCGCTCCGTCTCACGGTCCCGGAAATGGACTGTCCGTCCTGTGCACAGAAGGTCGATAAGAGTCTCCAGCGTGTGGAGGGCATCATCGAGATCACCTTGCAACCGACCACAGGGATGGCCACGGTTACCTACAACCCCGAATATGTCGCCAAAGCTGACGTCGTTGCGGCCATCGAGAATGCAGGCTACGAGGTTGTTGACGACGAGGGTGACTCCACGGAAGCGACTGGTGGCGAGATGGCGATTGCACCGCCATCAGAGATCTGGACGAGTTCACGGGCGATCAAAACGTGGATTGGTGCAGTGTTCGTCACATTTGGGCTTCTCTTCGAATTCGTCCTCACGGGACAGAATCTCGCCATTGCAAGCGTCCTCAATTACCCACTTACGCTCGCTGATGGGGCATTCCTTGTCGCAATCGCAATCAGTGGCTATCCGGTTATTCGCGGTGGGTATTACTCGGCACGGAATCGGAGTCTCGATATCGATCTTCTGATGGGGACGGCGATTCTCGCTGCGACGGGCATCGGCTACTTCGTTGAAGCCGCGACGCTAGCCGTTCTCTTCAGCATTGCTGAGTTGCTTGAAGACTATTCGATGGATCGGGCACGGAACTCGCTTCGCGAGTTGATGGAGCTCTCGCCGGACGAGGCCACTGTCCGCCGGGACGGCGAAGAGGTGACCGTACCAGCCGACGATGTGGAGGTCGGCGAGACTGTTATCGTCCGTCCCGGGGATAAGATTCCACTTGACGGCGAAGTCATCGATGGTGAGAGCGCCGTTGACGAATCTCCGATTACTGGTGAGAGTGTCCCTGTCGATAAAACGATGGGAGATGAGGTGTACGCCGGGAGTATTGCCGAGGGGGGATATCTTGAAATAGACGTCGTCTCCGCTGCAGGTGACTCAACGCTGTCGCGAATCATCGAGATGGTTCAGGGCGCCCAAGAGAAGAAGACAGAGAAAGAGCAGTTCGTCGATCGGTTCGCAGGCTACTACACGCCCGTGGTTGTCGCACTGGCCATTCTCACCGCCGCGGTCCCGCCGCTCGCATTTGGATGGCCGTGGCAGACGTGGTTCATCCGGGGCCTGACGTTCCTCGTGATAGCCTGTCCTTGTGCGTTCGTTATTTCGACGCCCGTCTCCGTGGTGTCGGGCATCACGAGTGCTGCAAAGAATGGTGTTCTGATCAAAGGTGGGAATCATCTTGAGGCGATGGGTGAGGTTGATACCATCGCACTCGACAAAACTGGCACACTCACGAAAGGTGAACTGACTGTCACGGATGTCGTCCCACTCGGAGACTATAACGAAACAGACGCTATTCGATACGCTGCCGGACTGGAGCAGCGAAGTGAGCATCCGATTGCGGAAGCAATTCTCACCCATACTGACAAGGCAAACGTGACCGCCCTTCCAGAACCCGCTGCATTTGAAAGTCTCACCGGAAAGGGGATCCGTGCTGAACTCGAGGGCGACACGTACTATGCAGGCAAGCCCGCACTGTTCGAGGAGCTTGGCTTCGACCTGTCGGATACTCACCGTGCGACAGATGGCGGTGCGATGACGAAGGATTCGATAACTGAAGAGAGCAGGGACGTGCTTGTCGATTTGGAACAGGAGGGTAAAACAGTTGTTCTTGTCGGCACGAAGTCGGATCTGGTGGGTATCGTGGCGATCGCCGACGAGATGCGGCCGGGCGCTGAACGTGCTGTCGAACGCCTGCACGAACTGGGTGTCACCCACGTGGTGATGTTGACTGGTGACAACGAGGGAACTGCACGAGCGATTGCTGAACAGGTCGGCGTTGATGAGTATCGTGCTGAACTCCTTCCCGAGGAGAAAGTCGATGCAGTAGAACAACTACAAGCAGAGTATGGCGATGTTGCGATGGTAGGTGACGGTATCAATGATGCGCCAGCCCTCGCGACCGCTGAAGTGGGTATCGCGATGGGTGCAGCAGGGACTGATACGGCCCTCGAAACGGCGGACATTGCATTGATGGGTGATGATATTGAGAAACTTCCGTATCTGTACGCGCTGTCGCACAAGGCGAACGGCGTTATCCGACAGAACATTTGGATGAGTCTCGGTATGAAGGCAGTGTTGGCGATTGGCGTGCCGCTTGGATATGTGAGTGTTGCGCTTGCAGTCGTGGTGGGTGACATGGGGATGAGCCTCGGGGTGACAAGCAACGCGATGCGGCTGTCGCGGCTCAAACCTGACCAGTTTTTCGAGTCCTGA
- a CDS encoding type II toxin-antitoxin system VapC family toxin, with protein sequence MNCLDSSFLIDYLEGDDGAQAWLDDHEDTMLATTTVALYETYRGVLWSDSPMTMDDVFDTFDWATVLDFDETAARESAQIQRELRESGTPVGTPDVMIGAIVRSIGGTVVTRDSDFDYIRGVDVENY encoded by the coding sequence ATGAACTGTTTGGACAGTAGCTTCCTTATCGACTATCTTGAGGGAGATGACGGTGCACAAGCGTGGTTGGACGACCATGAAGACACGATGCTGGCAACCACGACAGTCGCATTGTATGAGACGTATCGGGGCGTCTTGTGGTCGGACTCTCCAATGACGATGGACGACGTGTTCGACACGTTTGACTGGGCGACTGTGTTGGATTTTGATGAAACTGCGGCCCGTGAATCAGCACAAATTCAGCGAGAATTGCGCGAGAGCGGGACGCCTGTTGGCACACCCGATGTAATGATTGGTGCCATTGTTCGGTCTATCGGTGGCACTGTTGTCACCCGTGATTCGGATTTTGACTACATCCGAGGTGTCGATGTTGAGAACTACTGA
- a CDS encoding antitoxin VapB family protein — protein MSTKNISLTEEAYEKLKSRKREGESFTDVILREFGNEKDVWKGFGKLEGTGLREAYEEQREEFDKDFKERQDELFGQ, from the coding sequence ATGAGTACAAAGAACATTAGTCTCACCGAAGAGGCCTATGAAAAACTCAAATCTCGAAAGCGAGAAGGAGAAAGTTTCACCGACGTGATTCTCCGCGAGTTCGGTAACGAAAAGGACGTATGGAAAGGCTTTGGCAAGCTCGAAGGGACGGGACTCCGAGAGGCCTACGAAGAACAGCGCGAAGAATTTGACAAGGATTTCAAAGAGAGACAGGATGAACTGTTTGGACAGTAG